A window from Streptomyces sp. NBC_00271 encodes these proteins:
- a CDS encoding carboxylesterase/lipase family protein yields MNRGQIVRSGRLRTLVVGVTVFAAALAAPAPALAAPAPAHAAQDPTVVRTAAGLVRGEVTAEGRQFLGIPYAQPPVGALRWKDPEPVAPWRGVRTARDFGNRCVQTASWDPGYERPSHTEDCLDLNVYVPEGAGSRPVMVWLHGGGLTAGAGEDIVPDTFARQTGTVVVTVNYRLGAMGFLATAGLDGEARDGVSGNFGMLDQQAALRWVRADIGRFGGDPGRVTVAGESAGGRSVCTQLASPTSKGLYRAGIVESGAYGNCAARTHEAAVAAGAAFARKAGCADLSAACLRGKSSAEILAAQGGFDWGPVVGGAFLPVQPFEAYAKGVAARVPVLNGANEDEGRLFAFARFDNAGTPLTAERYPAVVKDAWGAELGERVLERYPLDGYASPTLAYATAFGDYLMACPALRLDGVLAGRGPVYAYEFADRTSPPFASLRDLHTGFDFGATHVNEVQYLFKHFGLTTPLNAEQRVLSRQMIQYWGSFVRGGVPRADGQPAMPGGAGPVLSLRTASRGGNIVSTTVHREHRCDLWDAAARG; encoded by the coding sequence GTGAACAGGGGGCAGATCGTCCGATCCGGCCGCCTGCGCACGCTGGTGGTGGGGGTGACGGTCTTCGCCGCCGCGCTCGCCGCCCCGGCACCGGCCCTTGCCGCCCCGGCCCCGGCGCACGCCGCGCAGGACCCGACCGTCGTGCGTACCGCCGCCGGGCTGGTCCGGGGCGAAGTCACCGCCGAGGGACGCCAGTTCCTCGGCATCCCGTACGCACAGCCGCCCGTCGGCGCTCTCCGCTGGAAGGACCCGGAGCCGGTCGCACCCTGGCGCGGTGTGCGCACCGCGCGGGACTTCGGCAACCGGTGTGTGCAGACGGCCAGTTGGGACCCCGGCTACGAGCGGCCCAGCCACACCGAGGACTGCCTCGACCTCAACGTGTACGTCCCCGAAGGCGCCGGAAGCCGGCCGGTGATGGTCTGGCTGCACGGCGGCGGGCTCACCGCGGGCGCGGGCGAGGACATCGTGCCCGACACCTTCGCCCGGCAGACCGGAACGGTCGTCGTGACCGTCAACTACCGCCTCGGCGCCATGGGATTCCTCGCCACGGCCGGACTCGACGGCGAGGCCCGCGACGGGGTCTCGGGCAACTTCGGCATGCTCGACCAACAGGCCGCACTGCGCTGGGTACGCGCCGACATCGGCCGCTTCGGCGGTGATCCCGGCCGCGTCACCGTCGCGGGCGAGTCGGCGGGCGGCCGCTCGGTCTGCACCCAGCTGGCCTCGCCGACCTCGAAGGGCCTGTACCGGGCGGGGATCGTCGAGAGCGGCGCGTACGGGAACTGCGCGGCGCGCACCCACGAGGCGGCCGTGGCCGCCGGCGCGGCCTTCGCGCGGAAGGCGGGCTGCGCCGATCTGTCGGCGGCGTGTCTGCGCGGCAAGTCGTCCGCGGAGATCCTCGCCGCGCAGGGCGGATTCGACTGGGGGCCCGTCGTGGGCGGCGCCTTCCTGCCGGTACAGCCCTTCGAGGCGTATGCGAAGGGGGTCGCGGCCCGGGTCCCCGTGCTGAACGGGGCGAACGAGGACGAGGGGCGGCTGTTCGCGTTCGCCCGGTTCGACAACGCCGGCACCCCGCTCACCGCCGAGCGGTACCCGGCGGTCGTGAAGGACGCCTGGGGCGCCGAACTGGGCGAGCGGGTGCTCGAGCGCTATCCGCTCGACGGCTACGCGTCGCCGACCCTCGCCTACGCCACCGCCTTCGGTGACTACCTCATGGCGTGTCCGGCGCTGCGGCTCGACGGGGTGCTCGCCGGACGCGGGCCCGTGTACGCGTACGAGTTCGCCGACCGCACCTCGCCGCCGTTCGCCTCGCTGCGCGATCTCCACACGGGCTTCGACTTCGGTGCGACCCATGTGAACGAGGTGCAGTACCTCTTCAAGCACTTCGGGCTCACCACCCCGCTGAACGCGGAGCAGCGCGTGCTGTCGCGGCAGATGATCCAGTATTGGGGGTCGTTCGTCAGGGGCGGGGTGCCGCGTGCCGACGGGCAGCCCGCGATGCCCGGCGGAGCCGGTCCTGTGCTCTCGCTGCGGACCGCCTCGCGAGGCGGGAACATCGTGAGCACGACCGTCCACCGGGAGCATCGGTGCGACCTGTGGGACGCCGCCGCGCGAGGCTGA
- a CDS encoding beta-galactosidase: MPHLLRVPAPPAPPLTGHLPFTDAPGAPDPIEVTSRYLTRGGRPWFPVSGEFHYTRYPARDWEEELLKMKAGGVTVVASYVIWIHHEEIEGRVRFDGDRDLRRFAELCARHGLDFIPRIGPWCHAEVRNGGFPDWLLARTRAPRTDDPAYLEPVHGWFTAIAQQLRGLDRAHGGPIVAIQIENELYDQPGHLLTLKRMAQEAGLSAPLWTSTAWGGVRLPSDELLPLYGGYTETFWTEADGGWPDTCRKHFFFTHQRDDEGIGADLRPTTVRGGDPTPTDRFPWATCELGGGMAVAYHRRPRVEPDDIGALGLTKIGCGSVWQGYYMFHGGTNPAGELTTLQESHATGYPNDLPVLTYDFQAPLGEYGQVRPSYHALRLQHLLLADFGDLIAPMESVLPERQPASQSDRDTLRWAVRGDGASGFLFVNNHQPHEPLPAHPGTTFTVDFPEAPALTLPSAPVTVPTGAYFCWPLRLNVAGLRLDWATAQPVCRVQDDGRTVLVLAATDGIPVELALDAGTVASVDTPSGEVTEADDRILITGLRPGTDALVQVKTADGDDIGLLVLDADSARTAYRGTAWGAERLVLCPDGVVFDQDGLRVHSSATRPSFAVLPAPARVLTVAGTPLSTTADGPFTRCTIAEGVDAEDTALAATLVRPAGPPPALTTGPLGRASAPADEHFTSSTAEYRVEVPDELLREPSGTLLRFHWTGDVGRAYVGDTLVADQFFSGRVWDLGLDRLPSEALRTHGLTLRLLPRAAGAPVYVPEQAGDVTGRAAVWRVEWVTTRAWEITADRA; this comes from the coding sequence ATGCCGCATCTCCTGCGCGTCCCCGCGCCCCCCGCGCCGCCCCTGACCGGCCATCTCCCCTTCACCGACGCCCCGGGGGCGCCCGACCCCATCGAGGTGACCAGCCGCTACCTCACGCGCGGCGGCCGCCCCTGGTTCCCGGTCTCCGGCGAGTTCCACTACACGCGCTACCCGGCCCGGGACTGGGAGGAGGAGCTGCTGAAGATGAAGGCGGGCGGGGTCACCGTCGTCGCCAGTTACGTCATCTGGATCCACCACGAGGAGATCGAGGGCCGCGTCCGCTTCGACGGCGATCGCGATCTGCGGCGCTTCGCCGAGTTGTGCGCCCGGCACGGCCTGGACTTCATCCCGCGCATCGGCCCCTGGTGCCACGCGGAGGTCCGCAACGGCGGCTTCCCGGACTGGCTGCTCGCCCGCACCCGCGCGCCCCGCACCGACGACCCGGCCTATCTGGAGCCCGTACACGGCTGGTTCACGGCGATCGCGCAACAGCTGCGCGGACTGGACCGGGCGCACGGCGGTCCGATCGTCGCGATCCAGATCGAGAACGAGCTCTACGACCAGCCCGGCCACCTCCTCACCCTGAAGCGGATGGCCCAGGAGGCGGGTCTGAGTGCGCCGCTGTGGACGTCCACGGCGTGGGGCGGGGTCCGACTGCCGTCCGACGAACTGCTCCCGCTGTACGGCGGCTACACCGAGACGTTCTGGACGGAGGCGGACGGAGGCTGGCCGGACACCTGCCGCAAGCACTTCTTCTTCACCCATCAGCGCGACGACGAGGGCATCGGCGCCGACCTGCGCCCGACGACCGTTCGCGGCGGCGACCCCACGCCCACGGACCGCTTTCCCTGGGCCACCTGCGAGCTCGGCGGCGGCATGGCCGTCGCCTACCACCGCAGGCCGCGCGTCGAGCCCGACGACATCGGCGCGCTCGGCCTCACCAAGATCGGCTGCGGTTCGGTCTGGCAGGGCTACTACATGTTCCACGGCGGCACGAACCCGGCGGGTGAACTCACCACGCTCCAGGAGTCCCACGCCACCGGCTACCCCAACGACCTGCCCGTGCTCACCTACGACTTCCAGGCGCCGCTGGGCGAGTACGGCCAGGTCCGGCCCTCGTACCACGCACTGCGTCTCCAGCACCTGCTGCTGGCCGACTTCGGTGACCTGATCGCCCCCATGGAGTCCGTCCTGCCCGAGCGGCAGCCCGCCTCCCAGTCCGACCGGGACACCCTGCGCTGGGCCGTGCGCGGTGACGGCGCCTCCGGCTTCCTGTTCGTCAACAACCACCAGCCGCACGAACCGCTGCCGGCCCACCCCGGCACCACCTTCACGGTCGACTTCCCCGAAGCTCCCGCCCTGACGTTGCCCAGCGCCCCGGTCACCGTCCCGACCGGTGCGTACTTCTGCTGGCCGCTGCGCCTGAACGTCGCCGGTCTACGGCTCGACTGGGCCACCGCCCAGCCTGTGTGCCGGGTCCAGGACGACGGGCGTACGGTCCTGGTGCTGGCCGCCACCGACGGCATTCCGGTCGAACTCGCCCTGGACGCGGGCACGGTCGCGTCCGTCGACACGCCCTCCGGCGAGGTCACCGAGGCCGACGACCGGATCCTGATCACCGGTCTGCGCCCGGGCACCGACGCCCTGGTCCAGGTGAAGACCGCGGACGGCGACGACATCGGCCTGCTCGTGCTCGACGCCGACAGCGCGCGCACCGCCTACCGGGGCACGGCCTGGGGGGCCGAGCGGCTGGTGCTCTGCCCGGACGGGGTCGTCTTCGACCAGGACGGACTTCGCGTGCACAGCTCGGCGACCCGGCCCTCATTCGCCGTACTTCCCGCGCCGGCAAGGGTGTTGACGGTGGCCGGCACTCCGCTGTCGACGACGGCCGACGGTCCGTTCACCCGCTGCACGATCGCCGAAGGGGTCGACGCCGAGGACACCGCGCTCGCCGCCACCCTGGTGCGCCCCGCGGGACCGCCGCCCGCGCTCACGACGGGGCCGCTGGGGCGGGCGAGCGCCCCGGCGGACGAGCACTTCACGAGCTCCACGGCCGAGTACCGCGTGGAGGTCCCGGACGAGCTGCTGCGTGAACCGTCCGGCACGCTCCTGCGCTTTCACTGGACGGGCGACGTGGGGCGCGCGTACGTCGGGGACACCCTCGTCGCCGATCAGTTCTTCTCCGGCCGTGTCTGGGACCTCGGTCTCGACCGGCTCCCCTCCGAAGCCCTGCGCACCCATGGCCTGACGCTGCGGCTGCTGCCCCGGGCCGCCGGCGCTCCGGTGTACGTGCCCGAGCAGGCGGGCGACGTCACGGGACGAGCGGCCGTGTGGCGCGTCGAGTGGGTGACCACCCGCGCCTGGGAGATCACGGCGGACAGAGCCTAG
- a CDS encoding gamma carbonic anhydrase family protein: MTQQALIMGIGGKDPQVDPDAFTAPMSVVIGDVTLHAGASVWYGAVLRADFGPIVIGADSNIQDNCTLHVDPGFPITVGERVSVGHNAVLHGATVEDDCLIGMGATVLNGAVIGAGSLVAAQALVPQGMQVPPGSLVAGVPAKVKRPLTEEERQGLTLNGTFYVDLAKTHKEAHGS; this comes from the coding sequence ATGACGCAGCAGGCGCTGATCATGGGGATCGGCGGCAAGGACCCGCAGGTGGACCCGGATGCGTTCACGGCACCGATGTCCGTGGTGATCGGGGACGTCACCCTGCACGCGGGCGCGAGCGTCTGGTACGGCGCGGTACTGCGCGCCGACTTCGGTCCGATCGTCATCGGCGCCGACAGCAACATCCAGGACAACTGCACCCTTCACGTCGACCCCGGCTTCCCGATCACGGTCGGCGAGCGCGTCTCGGTCGGCCACAACGCCGTACTGCACGGCGCGACGGTCGAGGACGACTGCCTGATCGGCATGGGCGCCACGGTCCTCAACGGCGCGGTGATCGGCGCCGGTTCCCTGGTGGCGGCCCAGGCCCTGGTCCCCCAGGGGATGCAGGTCCCGCCGGGCTCCCTGGTGGCCGGAGTCCCCGCCAAGGTGAAGCGCCCGCTGACGGAGGAGGAACGCCAGGGCCTCACCCTGAACGGCACCTTCTACGTGGACCTGGCAAAGACGCACAAGGAAGCACACGGGAGCTGA
- a CDS encoding TIGR03767 family metallophosphoesterase: MAGTESVSAAVNRRRFLLASGATAAAGVAGTTAGALLPRQREYPAVEPAARTVAQRPPRTAPRTAPYALTTLETTARLGGSAHTGTYRRMVSGPGWPLVVRKELAKPGAGRQDRRTPLACFVQFTDLHLADVQNPLRTEFLRSRGASSWRAQEALTVAGAVALVEQVNGLGGGPNTRLRPAFVMTTGDNVDNNSAIELEWFLTVMSGGRITPNTGDPRAYEGAQNSGLPLYWHPGDPHLRDLDKRRGLPLIPGFLQAATRPITSPGLRIPWYSTVGNHDDLPGGCLSPALNDFAVGSRKLLSVSAADAAAYAKALGSGDDPKSEVLKAILTRNAASARTVTADERRRLCTPHDYLAAHLDPAHAGAGPVGHGYTQDNLDGERMYYSFKVAENVLGISIDTTYRSGHYEGSLGSDQLRWLERTLAAHSSRSYDADGRLVRNTGADDAHILVFSHHHSPSMTRRPDAARTDEPRHDGAEVIALLSRFPNVVAWINGHSHVNRITPHAHATPARSFWEVNTASHVDYPHHARLIELTDNGDGTVSLFTTLVESAAPHRTARDFDDLSAVGLASLYREVAYNAPGLAESMKGGVQEGWAGGAGDRNAELVVAGGPAAA; this comes from the coding sequence ATGGCCGGAACCGAATCTGTATCCGCCGCCGTCAACCGTCGTCGATTTCTGCTCGCCTCGGGCGCCACGGCAGCGGCCGGCGTCGCCGGAACCACTGCGGGGGCGCTCCTGCCGCGCCAGCGCGAATACCCCGCCGTCGAGCCCGCCGCACGCACCGTCGCCCAGCGGCCGCCCCGCACCGCCCCGCGGACGGCGCCGTACGCCCTGACCACCCTGGAGACGACGGCCCGCCTCGGCGGCAGCGCCCACACCGGCACCTACCGACGGATGGTCTCGGGCCCCGGCTGGCCCCTGGTCGTCCGCAAGGAGCTCGCCAAGCCCGGTGCCGGGCGCCAGGACCGGCGTACCCCGCTCGCGTGCTTCGTACAGTTCACCGACCTCCATCTCGCCGACGTACAGAACCCGCTGCGCACCGAGTTCCTGCGCTCGCGCGGAGCCTCGTCGTGGCGGGCGCAGGAGGCGCTGACGGTGGCAGGGGCGGTCGCGCTCGTCGAGCAGGTGAACGGGCTCGGCGGAGGACCGAACACCAGGCTGCGCCCCGCCTTCGTGATGACCACGGGCGACAACGTCGACAACAACTCCGCGATCGAGCTGGAGTGGTTCCTGACCGTGATGAGCGGTGGCCGGATCACGCCGAACACCGGTGACCCGCGGGCGTACGAAGGCGCCCAGAACTCCGGTCTCCCCCTGTACTGGCACCCCGGGGACCCCCACCTGCGCGACCTGGACAAGCGGCGCGGACTGCCCCTGATCCCCGGCTTCCTCCAGGCGGCCACCCGCCCGATCACCAGCCCGGGGTTGCGCATCCCCTGGTACTCCACGGTCGGCAACCACGACGATCTGCCCGGCGGTTGCCTGTCGCCCGCGCTGAACGACTTCGCCGTCGGGTCCCGCAAACTGCTGTCGGTGTCCGCCGCGGACGCGGCCGCCTACGCCAAGGCGCTCGGGTCGGGCGACGATCCGAAGAGCGAGGTGCTCAAGGCGATCCTGACCAGGAACGCGGCCTCGGCGCGGACCGTGACCGCCGACGAGCGGCGTCGGCTGTGCACTCCGCACGACTATCTGGCCGCGCATCTCGACCCCGCCCATGCCGGTGCCGGTCCGGTCGGCCACGGCTACACCCAGGACAACCTGGACGGCGAGCGGATGTACTACTCCTTCAAGGTGGCCGAGAACGTCCTCGGCATCAGCATCGACACGACGTACCGCAGCGGCCACTACGAGGGTTCACTCGGTAGCGACCAACTCCGCTGGCTGGAAAGGACCCTGGCCGCGCACAGCTCCCGGTCCTACGACGCGGACGGCCGGCTCGTCCGCAACACCGGGGCCGACGACGCCCACATCCTGGTCTTCAGCCACCACCACAGCCCCAGCATGACCCGCCGTCCCGACGCCGCCCGCACGGACGAGCCGCGCCACGACGGAGCGGAGGTCATCGCCCTGCTCAGCCGGTTCCCGAACGTGGTGGCCTGGATCAACGGGCACAGCCACGTCAACCGGATCACGCCGCACGCGCACGCGACGCCCGCCCGCTCCTTCTGGGAGGTCAACACCGCCTCCCACGTGGACTATCCGCACCACGCCCGGCTGATCGAGCTGACCGACAACGGGGACGGGACGGTGTCCCTGTTCACCACCCTCGTCGAGTCCGCCGCGCCGCACCGCACCGCCCGGGACTTCGACGACCTGTCTGCGGTGGGACTCGCCTCCCTGTACCGGGAAGTGGCCTACAACGCTCCCGGCCTCGCCGAGAGCATGAAGGGAGGCGTCCAGGAGGGCTGGGCGGGTGGTGCCGGGGACCGCAACGCGGAACTGGTGGTGGCGGGAGGCCCGGCGGCGGCATAA
- a CDS encoding DedA family protein — MDVQHWLETVPAVSIYALVALVIGLESLGIPLPGEIILVSAALLSSQHSGINPVILGACASIGAIVGDSIGYAIGRKGGRPLLAWLGAKFPRHFSEGHVATAERSFQKWGMWAVFFGRFIALLRIFAGPLAGVLKMPYWKFLIANVLGGIIWAGGTTAVIYYVGVVAESWLKRFSWVGLVVAVLIGLASMLIVKRKAKKAAAEIETGEREPVAAAE, encoded by the coding sequence TTGGACGTCCAGCATTGGCTCGAGACGGTACCCGCGGTCAGCATCTATGCGCTGGTGGCCCTGGTCATCGGCCTGGAGAGCCTGGGCATCCCGTTGCCCGGTGAGATCATCCTGGTCTCGGCGGCGCTGCTGTCCTCCCAGCACTCGGGCATCAACCCCGTCATCCTCGGCGCGTGCGCCAGCATCGGCGCGATCGTCGGAGACTCCATCGGCTACGCCATCGGCCGCAAGGGCGGGCGCCCCCTGTTGGCCTGGCTGGGAGCGAAGTTCCCCAGGCACTTCAGCGAGGGGCACGTCGCGACCGCCGAGCGGTCCTTCCAGAAGTGGGGCATGTGGGCCGTCTTCTTCGGCCGGTTCATCGCGCTGCTGCGGATCTTCGCCGGGCCGCTCGCGGGTGTGCTGAAGATGCCGTACTGGAAGTTCCTGATCGCCAATGTGCTGGGCGGGATCATCTGGGCCGGGGGCACCACCGCGGTCATCTACTACGTGGGTGTCGTCGCCGAGTCCTGGCTGAAGCGCTTCTCGTGGGTCGGGCTCGTGGTGGCCGTGCTCATCGGGCTTGCCTCGATGCTGATCGTGAAGCGCAAGGCGAAGAAGGCGGCGGCGGAGATCGAGACGGGGGAGCGGGAGCCGGTGGCGGCTGCCGAGTAG
- a CDS encoding LacI family DNA-binding transcriptional regulator: MTRGATDGAVPQGTEGPKGRSRRSFAGARPVMDDVARLAGVSKQTVSRVLNDSPAVRPETREAVVAAMRTLGYRPSRSARSLASGRTRMLGVISFDAARYGPASILTAINSAAQEAGYLVSSIALDTADRDTLVRAVHTLSAEGADGLLAIAPQRWVGRALAEAALDVPLMVLENDLGDDASYVTADSRDGARQATEHLLKLGHGTVHHIAGPTGWLSAERRMEAWWDTLRAAGAEVPEPLIGDWSADSGYALGRRLAARPEVTAVFASNDQMALGVLRALHEAGRHVPDDVSVVGYDDIPEAAHMLPPLTTVRTDFAATGRRSLQLLLSRIDGSTNSRIDHIEPVRLVVRRSTGPARRGR, from the coding sequence ATGACCCGAGGTGCCACGGACGGCGCCGTCCCCCAGGGAACCGAGGGGCCCAAGGGACGCAGCCGGCGCAGCTTCGCGGGGGCGCGTCCGGTGATGGACGACGTGGCCCGTCTGGCCGGTGTCTCGAAACAGACGGTCTCCCGGGTGCTCAACGACAGTCCCGCGGTGCGGCCCGAGACCCGGGAGGCGGTCGTGGCCGCCATGCGCACACTCGGCTACCGGCCGAGCCGCAGCGCGCGTTCCCTGGCCAGTGGCAGGACGCGGATGCTCGGGGTGATCTCGTTCGACGCGGCGCGCTACGGGCCCGCCTCCATCCTGACCGCGATCAACTCGGCCGCCCAGGAAGCCGGATACCTGGTCAGTTCCATCGCGCTCGACACGGCCGACCGGGACACCCTGGTGCGTGCCGTGCACACGCTGTCGGCCGAGGGGGCGGACGGCCTGCTCGCCATCGCACCGCAGCGCTGGGTGGGCAGGGCCCTGGCGGAGGCGGCGCTCGACGTCCCCTTGATGGTCCTGGAGAACGACCTCGGGGACGACGCCTCCTACGTCACCGCGGACTCCCGCGACGGGGCGCGCCAGGCCACCGAGCACCTGCTGAAGCTCGGCCACGGCACGGTTCACCACATCGCGGGGCCCACGGGCTGGCTGTCCGCCGAGCGCCGCATGGAAGCGTGGTGGGACACCCTTCGGGCGGCGGGGGCCGAGGTCCCCGAGCCGCTCATCGGCGACTGGAGCGCGGACTCCGGGTACGCGCTGGGCCGCCGGCTGGCCGCGCGCCCCGAGGTCACGGCGGTGTTCGCCTCCAACGACCAGATGGCGCTCGGCGTGCTGCGCGCCCTGCACGAGGCCGGGCGGCACGTTCCGGACGACGTCAGCGTCGTCGGCTACGACGACATCCCCGAGGCCGCCCACATGCTGCCCCCGCTGACGACCGTGCGTACCGACTTCGCCGCGACGGGCCGACGTTCGCTTCAGCTGCTGCTGTCGCGCATCGACGGTTCGACGAACTCCCGGATCGATCACATCGAGCCGGTCCGGCTCGTCGTACGCCGCAGCACGGGCCCCGCGCGGCGGGGGCGATGA
- a CDS encoding beta-glucosidase family protein, with product MSHTFSRRSTLRLLGGAIAVAAAATTATGPVPLARAESRSGAGPRVEGLIVKLTLDEKISLLHGATDPASLGQAGYIPGVPRLGIPPLRLADGPAGVRVTRHATALPAPVLLASAFDPGLARRYGQVIGREGRALGQDVLLSPMVNLIRTPYAGRNFETFSEDPLLAGDLVAAEIRGIQGEGLIATVKHFALNNQEQDRNSIDVRVDEQTMHEVELRGFEAAVAARTGAVMGAYNKVNGTFACENKTLLTDILRERWGFGGWVMTDWFAAHSTVTALTAGLDMEMPDGTYFGAALKTAVRSGAVAESYVDRAVRRVLAVMDHFGLLDGSVPPRPARDPKAGAAVALEVAKAGATLLRNKRHALPLTGAAARSIAVVGPTGSLPFISGGGSAHVVPDHADSPLDAIRSRAGGGARVSYALGEDLFGKAIPDGALTAGIDTEGQRVAAGGAWTYTGTLTVADADEWTFVIHYSGIRPTVLVDGVELFPPLPGYGEYFSGGLVSAAPDGLAVRRKALNLSRGAHQVSITAQGADTGQLFRLRRITGATRAQDVAEAVDAARAAHSVVLFAYEDATEGLDRGTLALPGNQERLIKAVAAANPRTAVVLNTSSSTSMPWLDGTAAVLQMYYPGQEGAAATAAVLFGDCDPGGRLTQSFAVDDAHHPVAGDPRRYPGVNGTEEYSEGIHVGYRWYDAQGVPPLFPFGHGLSYTSFAYEDLRVRGREVGFTVRNTGRRDGVEVAQVYLGPSPDLRLDQAVRVLAGYRRLTLRAGERRRVTVRLDPRTLSSWDAGRHDWVLGTGRRAVWVGSSSRDLRLRGSVEVGA from the coding sequence ATGTCCCACACCTTTTCCCGGCGTTCGACCCTGCGTCTGCTGGGCGGCGCCATCGCGGTCGCCGCGGCGGCCACCACCGCCACCGGCCCCGTTCCGCTCGCCCGGGCGGAGTCCAGATCCGGCGCCGGCCCTCGCGTAGAGGGTCTGATAGTCAAACTCACTCTTGACGAGAAGATCTCCCTGCTGCACGGCGCCACCGACCCCGCCTCGCTCGGCCAGGCCGGGTACATACCCGGAGTACCCCGCCTCGGTATCCCCCCGCTCCGCCTCGCCGACGGCCCCGCCGGAGTCCGTGTCACCCGGCACGCCACCGCCCTGCCCGCCCCGGTGCTTCTCGCCTCCGCCTTCGACCCCGGCCTGGCCCGCCGCTACGGGCAGGTCATCGGGCGCGAGGGCCGTGCCCTCGGCCAGGACGTGCTGCTCTCCCCGATGGTCAACCTCATCCGCACCCCGTACGCGGGCCGCAACTTCGAGACATTCAGCGAGGACCCGCTGCTCGCCGGCGACCTGGTCGCGGCCGAGATCCGCGGCATCCAGGGCGAGGGCCTCATCGCGACCGTCAAGCACTTCGCGCTGAACAACCAGGAGCAGGACCGCAATTCCATCGACGTGCGGGTCGACGAGCAGACCATGCACGAGGTCGAACTGCGCGGCTTCGAGGCGGCCGTCGCCGCCCGCACCGGCGCGGTCATGGGCGCGTACAACAAGGTCAACGGCACCTTCGCCTGCGAGAACAAGACGCTCCTCACCGACATCCTGCGCGAGCGGTGGGGCTTCGGCGGCTGGGTGATGACCGACTGGTTCGCGGCCCACAGCACCGTCACCGCCCTCACCGCGGGCCTCGACATGGAGATGCCGGACGGGACGTACTTCGGGGCCGCCCTGAAGACGGCCGTGCGGAGCGGAGCCGTGGCCGAGTCCTACGTCGACCGGGCCGTACGCCGCGTCCTCGCGGTGATGGACCACTTCGGACTGCTCGACGGCAGCGTGCCGCCCCGTCCCGCCCGCGACCCGAAGGCGGGCGCGGCCGTCGCCCTGGAGGTCGCCAAGGCGGGCGCGACGCTCCTGCGCAACAAGCGACACGCACTGCCCCTGACCGGCGCCGCCGCCCGCAGCATCGCCGTCGTCGGCCCCACCGGCTCCCTGCCGTTCATCAGCGGCGGCGGCAGCGCGCACGTCGTCCCGGACCACGCCGACAGCCCGCTCGACGCCATCCGCTCCCGCGCGGGAGGCGGCGCCCGGGTGTCGTACGCGCTCGGTGAGGACCTCTTCGGCAAGGCGATCCCCGACGGGGCGCTGACCGCCGGCATCGACACCGAGGGCCAGCGTGTCGCCGCCGGAGGGGCCTGGACGTACACGGGGACGCTCACCGTCGCGGACGCCGACGAGTGGACCTTCGTCATCCACTACTCCGGCATCCGGCCCACGGTGCTCGTCGACGGGGTCGAGCTCTTCCCGCCGCTGCCCGGCTACGGCGAGTACTTCAGCGGCGGTCTGGTCTCCGCGGCGCCCGACGGACTCGCCGTACGCCGCAAGGCCCTGAACCTCTCCCGGGGCGCGCACCAGGTCTCCATCACCGCCCAGGGCGCCGACACGGGACAGCTGTTCCGGCTGCGGCGCATCACCGGCGCGACCCGAGCGCAGGACGTCGCCGAGGCGGTCGACGCCGCGCGCGCCGCCCACAGCGTCGTCCTCTTCGCCTACGAGGACGCCACCGAGGGCCTGGACCGCGGCACCCTCGCGCTGCCCGGCAACCAGGAGCGGCTGATCAAGGCCGTCGCCGCGGCCAACCCCCGGACGGCCGTCGTCCTCAACACCTCCTCCTCGACCTCGATGCCCTGGCTGGACGGCACGGCCGCCGTGCTCCAGATGTACTACCCGGGCCAGGAGGGCGCGGCCGCCACCGCCGCCGTCCTGTTCGGCGACTGCGATCCCGGCGGCCGGCTCACCCAGTCCTTCGCGGTCGACGACGCCCACCACCCGGTCGCAGGCGACCCGCGCCGCTATCCCGGCGTGAACGGCACCGAGGAGTACTCGGAGGGGATCCACGTCGGCTACCGCTGGTATGACGCGCAGGGCGTGCCCCCGCTGTTCCCCTTCGGGCACGGACTCTCGTACACCTCGTTCGCGTACGAGGATCTGCGGGTCCGGGGGAGAGAGGTCGGCTTCACCGTGCGCAACACCGGGCGGCGCGACGGTGTCGAGGTGGCGCAGGTCTACCTGGGGCCGTCCCCTGATCTCCGGCTCGACCAGGCCGTACGGGTGCTGGCCGGGTACCGGCGGCTGACGCTGCGGGCGGGGGAGCGGCGACGGGTGACGGTGCGCCTCGACCCGCGCACGCTGTCGTCCTGGGACGCGGGGCGGCACGACTGGGTCCTCGGCACCGGGCGGCGCGCGGTGTGGGTGGGCTCGTCGTCGCGGGACCTGCGGCTGCGCGGCAGCGTGGAGGTGGGCGCGTGA